A stretch of Cicer arietinum cultivar CDC Frontier isolate Library 1 chromosome 5, Cicar.CDCFrontier_v2.0, whole genome shotgun sequence DNA encodes these proteins:
- the LOC101502553 gene encoding uncharacterized protein isoform X1 gives MLFSFSVSDSKILTLTRYAFSLSSIPNFLPISFSNTFLLSFSCHSRFNSNEFDVNHAVSSFHRMLSMNPTPSIVQFNRILTSFVKMNHYPTAVSLSRLLEFNGIKPNMFTFNILINCYCHLGQMNFSFSILGKILKMGFQEDIITLNTLMKGLCLNNKVREALHFHDHVVATGFQLDQVSYGILINGLCKMGETRPALQLLRRIDRKLANADVVMYNTIIDSFCKDKSINDAYELYVDMIAKRISPDVITFNNLIYGFCIVGQLKEAFGLFHEMVLTNINPDVYSFNILVDSLCKEGKVKEAMNVLAIMIKDGVKSDAATYGALMDGYCLVNQVNKAIKICKTMVQKGVVLDVKGYSIIINGLCKNKMVDEAMNLFKEMHNKMIVPDVVTYNTLIDGLCKSGKISYAWELVDEMHSIGLHADVITYNSLLHALCKKTHLDRAIALVKKMKDQGIQPDVLTFNILIDGLCKGGRLKNAQVVFHDLLTKGYQLTVRTYNIMINGFCKDCLFDEALALLSRMEDNGCIPDVVSYEIIIYALFDHDERDKAEKLLHEMISRGLLNKQN, from the coding sequence ATGTTGTTTTCTTTCTCAGTTTCAGATTCAAAGATATTAACCCTAACAAGGTATGCTTTCTCTCTTTCTTCCATTCCCAATTTTCTTCcaatttctttttcaaacaCTTTCCTTCTTTCGTTCTCTTGTCATTCTCGTTTCAATTCcaatgaatttgatgttaatcATGCCGTTTCCTCATTCCATCGCATGCTCTCTATGAATCCTACCCCATCCATTGTTCAATTCAACagaattttaacttcttttgtTAAGATGAACCATTATCCCACTGCTGTTTCTCTTTCCCGCCTATTGGAATTCAACGGAATTAAGCCTAATATGTTTACTTTTAACATCTTGATTAATTGTTACTGCCACTTAGgtcaaatgaatttttcattttctatattGGGAAAGATTCTCAAGATGGGATTTCAGGAAGATATCATAACCTTGAATACTCTTATGAAAGGTCTATGTCTTAACAATAAGGTTCGGGAAGCTCTGCACTTTCATGATCATGTGGTGGCAACGGGATTTCAGTTGGATCAAGTTAGTTATGGAATCTTGATAAATGGGTTGTGTAAAATGGGGGAAACAAGACCCGCCCTGCAATTGCTGAGACGAATTGACAGGAAATTGGCCAACGCTGATGTGGTAATGTATAACACTATCATTGATAGTTTTTGTAAAGATAAATCTATAAACGATGCCTACGAGTTGTATGTTGACATGATTGCAAAGAGAATTTCTCCTGATGTTATCACTTTCAATAATCTAATATATGGATTTTGTATTGTTGGTCAATTGAAAGAAGCATTTGGTTTGTTCCATGAAATGGTATTGACAAACATCAATCCAGATGtttatagttttaatatatTGGTTGATTCCTTATGCAAGGAAGGAAAGGTCAAAGAAGCTATGAATGTGTTGGCTATAATGATAAAAGATGGTGTAAAATCGGATGCTGCAACGTATGGTGCTTTGATGGATGGGTATTGCTTAGTTAATCAAGTGAACAAGGCCATAAAAATATGTAAGACTATGGTGCAAAAGGGAGTGGTGCTAGATGTTAAGGGCTACAGTATCATTATTAATGGATTGTGCAAGAATAAAATGGTGGACGAAGCCATGAACTTGTTTAAAGAAATGCATAACAAGATGATTGTTCCTGATGTGGTAACTTATAATACCCTCATTGATGGTTTGTGTAAATCGGGGAAAATCTCTTATGCTTGGGAACTTGTTGATGAGATGCATTCTATAGGTCTTCACGCTGATGTAATCACTTATAATTCTCTATTACATGCGTTGTGCAAAAAGACTCATCTTGACCGGGCAATTGCATTGGTTAAGAAAATGAAAGACCAAGGTATTCAGCCAGATGTGCTCACATTCAATATACTAATTGATGGACTATGCAAAGGTGGAAGGCTTAAGAATGCACAAGTGGTGTTTCATGATCTTTTGACTAAAGGCTATCAACTAACTGTCCGGACATATAATATTATGATAAATGGGTTTTGTAAGGATTGCTTGTTTGATGAAGCACTTGCTTTGTTATCAAGAATGGAAGACAATGGTTGTATTCCTGATGTTGTAAgttatgaaataattatttatgcCCTCTTTGACCATGATGAAAGAGATAAGGCAGAAAAGCTTCTACATGAAATGATTTCTAGAGGTCTATTGAACAAGCAAAATTAG
- the LOC101502553 gene encoding uncharacterized protein isoform X2, giving the protein MNFSFSILGKILKMGFQEDIITLNTLMKGLCLNNKVREALHFHDHVVATGFQLDQVSYGILINGLCKMGETRPALQLLRRIDRKLANADVVMYNTIIDSFCKDKSINDAYELYVDMIAKRISPDVITFNNLIYGFCIVGQLKEAFGLFHEMVLTNINPDVYSFNILVDSLCKEGKVKEAMNVLAIMIKDGVKSDAATYGALMDGYCLVNQVNKAIKICKTMVQKGVVLDVKGYSIIINGLCKNKMVDEAMNLFKEMHNKMIVPDVVTYNTLIDGLCKSGKISYAWELVDEMHSIGLHADVITYNSLLHALCKKTHLDRAIALVKKMKDQGIQPDVLTFNILIDGLCKGGRLKNAQVVFHDLLTKGYQLTVRTYNIMINGFCKDCLFDEALALLSRMEDNGCIPDVVSYEIIIYALFDHDERDKAEKLLHEMISRGLLNKQN; this is encoded by the coding sequence atgaatttttcattttctatattGGGAAAGATTCTCAAGATGGGATTTCAGGAAGATATCATAACCTTGAATACTCTTATGAAAGGTCTATGTCTTAACAATAAGGTTCGGGAAGCTCTGCACTTTCATGATCATGTGGTGGCAACGGGATTTCAGTTGGATCAAGTTAGTTATGGAATCTTGATAAATGGGTTGTGTAAAATGGGGGAAACAAGACCCGCCCTGCAATTGCTGAGACGAATTGACAGGAAATTGGCCAACGCTGATGTGGTAATGTATAACACTATCATTGATAGTTTTTGTAAAGATAAATCTATAAACGATGCCTACGAGTTGTATGTTGACATGATTGCAAAGAGAATTTCTCCTGATGTTATCACTTTCAATAATCTAATATATGGATTTTGTATTGTTGGTCAATTGAAAGAAGCATTTGGTTTGTTCCATGAAATGGTATTGACAAACATCAATCCAGATGtttatagttttaatatatTGGTTGATTCCTTATGCAAGGAAGGAAAGGTCAAAGAAGCTATGAATGTGTTGGCTATAATGATAAAAGATGGTGTAAAATCGGATGCTGCAACGTATGGTGCTTTGATGGATGGGTATTGCTTAGTTAATCAAGTGAACAAGGCCATAAAAATATGTAAGACTATGGTGCAAAAGGGAGTGGTGCTAGATGTTAAGGGCTACAGTATCATTATTAATGGATTGTGCAAGAATAAAATGGTGGACGAAGCCATGAACTTGTTTAAAGAAATGCATAACAAGATGATTGTTCCTGATGTGGTAACTTATAATACCCTCATTGATGGTTTGTGTAAATCGGGGAAAATCTCTTATGCTTGGGAACTTGTTGATGAGATGCATTCTATAGGTCTTCACGCTGATGTAATCACTTATAATTCTCTATTACATGCGTTGTGCAAAAAGACTCATCTTGACCGGGCAATTGCATTGGTTAAGAAAATGAAAGACCAAGGTATTCAGCCAGATGTGCTCACATTCAATATACTAATTGATGGACTATGCAAAGGTGGAAGGCTTAAGAATGCACAAGTGGTGTTTCATGATCTTTTGACTAAAGGCTATCAACTAACTGTCCGGACATATAATATTATGATAAATGGGTTTTGTAAGGATTGCTTGTTTGATGAAGCACTTGCTTTGTTATCAAGAATGGAAGACAATGGTTGTATTCCTGATGTTGTAAgttatgaaataattatttatgcCCTCTTTGACCATGATGAAAGAGATAAGGCAGAAAAGCTTCTACATGAAATGATTTCTAGAGGTCTATTGAACAAGCAAAATTAG